Below is a genomic region from Spartinivicinus marinus.
TCACCAATAAGCTTTGAAGAAATTATGGATGTTTCTCGTATAGCTGTAAAAGTAGCTGAAGTGCTATCATAGTATAAACAATTTTTTTCTTATGACAGTCTCATATTATTTCTATACTTTACGTTATCTTAAGATAAAGCAGTTAGTTGATCGTTTTTATCGAAAGGTACGTAGAATCAACCAGCAGTTGTCCACTATTCCTGCTATACGACAGTCAACTGGTAAATGGTTAAAGCTTAACCTTGCTCAACCGAGTATGCTCTCTAGTAGAGAGTTCATATTCTTGAACAAAAGAGGAAAGCTCTTAGATGTTAATAGTTGGAATGATACAGCTTTTGAAAAATTATGGCTCTATAACTTACATTATTTTGAAGATTTAGTTGCAATTGAATCAGAAGTACGTAAAGAATGGCACTTAGATCTTATTAGTAGCTGGATTAATGATAATCCAGTAACTTATGGCAATGGATGGGAGCCTTATCCCACCTCTTTGAGAGTTGTTAACTGGATTAAATGGTTTTTTAATGGGCAAATGCCAGAACCTGGTTGGCTACATAGTTTAGCTTTACAAGCTAAAGTGTTAAGTCAAAGCTTAGAATATCATTTACTTGGTAACCATTTATTTGCTAATAGTAAAGCGTTGATTTTTGCAGGCATTTTTTTTGAGGGTGATGAGCCTGAAAGCTGGTTAAAGAAAGGGTTAGAAATATTAGATACTGAGATAAAAGAACAAGTGCTGGCTGATGGAGGTAATTTTGAGTTATCTCCTATGTATCATAATATCATGCTTTATGATTTGTTAGACTTAATTAATATTTCTCAGCATTATATTTATTCAGAGTTTAAACAAAGAGAGGATAGTTGGCGACTAACCGCTGAAAAAATGCTTGTATGGATGAACATGATGCTTCATCAAGACGGAGATATAGCATTTTTTAACGACTCAGTAAAAGCCATTGCTCCTTCGCCTGATAAGTTAAAAGACTATGCACTAAAATTGAATATAAAAGAAGGGACTACAAAGAGGACTAACCAAAACTTATCTGAATCTATACAATTCTGTCGCTTAGCTGACTCTGGTTATCTAAGACTAGAAAGTAAGGACGCTGTTGCAATTTTAGATTGTGCCAAAATTGGGCCTGATTATCAGCCTGGTCATGCTCATGCAGATACATTAAGCTTTGAATTAAGCCTTTTTGGGCAGCGTACAGTAGTAAATTCTGGTATTTCACAGTATGGAGAAACTATTGAGCGGCTTCGTCAGCGGTCTACAGCTGCACATAGCACTGTTGAAATTGATGGTGAAAACTCTTCTGAAGTTTGGGCGGGATTTAGAGTAGCAAGAAGGGCAAGGCCTTGTGACTTAGTGATAAAAGAGAAGAGAGAAATTATTACAGTTAGCTGTATACATGATGGGTATAGACGTTTACCTGGTAGGCCAATTCATAAAAGAGAGTGGATTTTTACACCTGAAAGCTTAGCAATTGTAGATAATATTTCAGGACAGTTTACAAAAGCAATTGCCTATTACTATTTACATCCAAATGTAAAAGCATCAATATTAAATGTGGATAGTCATGTATATAAAATATTACTAAAATTAGAAAATTTCAAAGAGGCACTTATTAAAATTACTGGATCAAAAAGTATTAATATAGTGAATTCTTACTGGTATCCTGAATTTTCTGTATCAATTCCTAACCAATGTATTCAAATAGAATTTAATGATTGTGAAATTAAAACAAAAATAAATTGGTGATATATAATTAATGTATAGTTAGATGGATTTAACTATATCAGTTGAACTGGCTGTATAATGAAACAATGCGAGGGAACGCTTGAAAATTCTGATTTTGACCTTTTATTATCCTCCCGACTTATCGGCAGGATCATTCCGTGCGTCTGCACTCGTCAAGAGCTTGCAGAATGAACTACCGAAAGATACAAAAATCGATGTACTAACGACCTTACCTAATCGTTATCAGTCATATGTTAGCAAAGCAGTAGAGTATGAGAAGTTCAAAACATTATTTATTAGGCGAATTAAATTGCCAAGCCACAATAGTGGTATGATAGATCAGTCGAAGGCGTTTTATTCTTTTGCTAAAGAGGTTATTAAGTATATAAACTCAGAAAATTATGATTTAGTTTGTGCTACCTCTTCAAGGCTAATGACTGCTGCATTAGGGGCTTGGGTAGCCAGGAAGCATCAAGCAAAGCTTTATCTGGACATTCGTGATATTTTTGTAGATACGATAAAAGATGTGCTTCCTTTTTGGTTTGCTATGTTGGTTAAGCCTTTTTTTTCTCAGGCTGAGTCAAGAACAATAAAGCAAGCGGATAAAGTTAATTTAGTCTCGCCGGGGTTTAAAAACTACTTTGAAACTCGTTATCCTTTTCCAAAATATACCTTCTTTACTAATGGTATTGATGAAGCTTTTTTAAGTAGCTACCACACAAGCAAATATGTTAACAAAAAAAAGGAAGAATTGACGGTTCTTTATGCAGGAAATATTGGAGAAGGGCAGGGACTACATGAAATTGTACCACAATTAGCAAATTGCTTGCAGGGGCGAGTGCGTTTCAAAATTATAGGTGATGGTGGGAGAAAAGCAGTTTTACAATCCCAGCTGGTAGAGCATTCTGCAACCAATGTAGAGCTGCTGCCACCCATGGAACGTGAGAAACTAAAAGAAGCATATGAGAGTGCAGATGTTCTTTTTCTCCATCTCAATGATTATGATGCATTTAAGAAGGTACTTCCATCTAAAGTATTTGAGTATGCAGCGTTAGGAAAACCGATTTGGGCTGGGGTGGCAGGTTATTCAGCCAACTTTATTCGCACTGAAATATCCAATGCAGAGGTATTTCCTCCTTGCAATCGTACAGAAGCAGTCAAAGCATTTGACAGACTTAAACTAGCGAACCAACCAAGAACTAACTTCGTTTTGAAGTATTCCCGGCCGCATATTATGCAGTCAATGGCACGGGATATTATTTCATTGTTGCCAGAGGTAAAGCTACAATGAAAATTCTAGTGACTGGTGCAAATGGTTTTATTGGACAAGCGGTTGTTTCACAGCTAGCAAAGTATGAAAAAATTGAATTGTTAGCAGCTGTTAGGCATTCTATACCATCTATTATAACTGAGAATATTGAAGTTCATATTAAGAGTTTGGAGCCTACAACTATTTGGAAAAAAACTCTTCAGAAGGTTGATGTGATTATTCACACGGCAGCCAGAGTACACATATTGAATAGGCATGAACCAAACCCTCTTGAAAAATTTCGTTATGTCAATGTTGCAGGTACACTAAACTTAGCTCGTCAGGCTGTGGAAGTTGGAGTCAAACGCTTTGTTTTTATCAGCTCAATTAAGGTTAACGGTGAAAATACTAGGCCAGGAGTAGCTTTTACTGCTGATGATAAGCCTACCCCACTTGACCCCTATGGGGTTTCAAAACTAGAAGCTGAAGAAGGACTAATGAAAATTGCGCAAGACACAGGTTTAGAGGTAGTCATTGTTCGACCTCCACTTGTTTATGGTCCAGGTGTTAAAGCCAATTTTCTTAATATGATGCGCTGGGTATATAAAGGGGTGCCCTTACCCTTTGGTGCTATATACAACCAGCGCAGTTTAGTTGCTTTGGATAACTTAGTGGATATGATTGATACCTGTAAAGATCATCCGGCAGCTGCGAATCAAGTTTTTCTAGTTTCAGATGGCAAAGACTTATCAACATCAGAGCTTTTAAGATGTATATCGGAGGCATTTCACATGAAGCCCAATCTGATAGGACTACCTAACTGGTTTTTAAAAGCAGGTGCCACTGCTATTGGAAAACAAAACATTTATCAGAGATTATGTGGCTCATTACATGTAGATATAGACAAAACAAAAAAAATACTCAATTGGACTCCATCTTTCAGGATGGAAGAGTCACTCAAAAAAACAGCTAAATATTTTTTAGAAAATTACAGTAGCTAAAATGGCATACGTAAAGTTACTACCCAACTTCGTAGGTTCCACTAGTTTTGTATCTTATCACCCTGGCCACTGCCTGAAACTGTTTTAACGATTAGAATGAAATATAAACAGAGATTAAGGTGTTTGAGCATTAAAGCATCAATTTTAGCCAGTTTTTTTGGTGTAGACATATCTATGTTATTAACCTGTGCCAGGCCTGTGATTCCTGGCCTGTAGTTATACACTCCTCGTTTATCCCTTTCCTCAATAAGCACTTGCTGATTTGGCAAGCAAGGTCTAGCTCCTACCAAACTCATTTGTCCCAGTAAAACATTAATTAATTGGGGCAGTTCATCTAGCTTCGTTTTCCTTAAGAAAGTTCCAAACCGAGTAACTGCACTTGCATTAACCAAATGTGTTCCTACAGAAGCAGTTTGAGGATACATTGTTCGAAATTTAATCAGTGTGAATGTGCAGCTATTTTTACCTATACGACGCTGTACAAATATTGGCTTGCCAGTATCAAAATAACCAATAATGGTTACTACAAGTAGTACTGGCCAAAGCAATAGTAAGCCAATCAATGCTGCAAGAAAGTCAGTTGCTCTAATCATAAAGAGTGTTTAGTTATTGAAAAAGCATAAGCTATAAGTTGATTCTAGTTGGGCTGTAGTTTACTTGATTGATGCGAGCAATGCGAGATTGATCTTCCCCACATAAAAGGAAACAATACACATGCCATATCAAAGCTTACTAATGAGTCGGAAATAGTGGATACTCTCCAAAATTATGCCATGCTTATAGTATGAAAAATGATGCTAGAAAACTAGCAACAGAAGAAAAAAATGTTACTCAGACAGCTAGCAGTATAAAAAGTATTTGATGGTGAGTCACTCGTCAATGTTAGTGATATCTATGGATTGGGTAAAAATAGTATTTTCAAATTTAATATTTGCGATAAGAGCAGGAATCGAAGCCTTAGCTCCAAAGCCTTACTCAGGTCGAATATTGAATATGAAACAGAAGAAGTCAAACGCTGGAACATTTTTCACATAGAATAGGCCTTATACCTCAAAGATCAGTGCGAAGGACTTATGAAAGGGATGATGTTGAAATCACAAAGTGGAAATAAGAAACTGAGTCATAGGCCAAAGCATAAAGCAGGTAGTAGAAGTATTTTAGTTGAACAAAGCCTTTTGTTCAGATGATCACTTTATAAGGACATGACATGAGAGACGAAGGATTAACATCTGCTATCAGAACTATCAGTCGGAAAAAAGTAATTTGGTTTATTTATGTATTCTCAAGCTCAGTTGGTTTTTGGTACAGTTTGTATATCACAGGAATTAGGAGAAACACTTTTGTAATGAATATTTACTGGGTAATAATTAATTGTGCGGAATAAAATATTAATTAATATGTTCACTATGTGAATTACTTTGCCAATGTATAGCTTTTCAGATAAGTAACTTGGAAAGATTCTACTTAAAGTACTGGTTTTATAGAACAAATTATACTAAAAAATCTGACTCTCTCAATAAACAAATAATGCGGTATTTAATTTAGCTTAGAAAAGAGGAGCTGAATTTATAATTAGATTCAATATTTGGATGAAATATAGCTTTTTAGGTAAGTTGAAGAAAAACTTATTAAAGGGTGAGTTTGTTTTGTAATGGCTATAAAAATTACATAATCATATAAAATAGTTTGATATAATGAGTTTGGGCGTTAAATTTATAATAAATAACATAAGGAATAGTTTGTGATGCCTATATGTCTGATAAAAGTTAATAAAAATATTGCTATGTTGTTTTTTTATATACTTTTTTATAGTGTTGTATCATTAGCTAATGATATTGAACGTTATCATTATATCCCCAAAGCGCTTTCTATAGAAAGAGTCCATATTAATAATGCGGATAGCCCCCCTAAACTAAATGAAATTCCTCATTTAGTATTTAATAATCTTGTTTCTGAAAATGAAGAGCTTAAATTATTACCTAACAACATTTGGAATGGTAACCAGTGGACTCATTTTGATGAATTTATAAGTAATGATGTTTTCCAGAAGGCACTAGCAAAAAAAGGATTTTTACCTAACTTTGGAAATTCAATTGTTCAGATTTCAGGTGAATCATCAGGTTTACATCTAAATACATTTGGTACAGATTTGGCGACTCAATATACAGCAGCTTCCATTCAATATTATGTTGGATGGGAAAAAGGAAAAAAAGTATGGTTTCCAAATGAAAAGTTATGCATAAGTGGAGAGTTAAAAATATCAACTAATTATACTGAAGGGCAGGCGGTAAATCAAGTCATGTATACACTACATTTTGTTAGTGTACAGAAAAAAATGTTTTTTTTAAATGTAATGCTATTTGATTCAAGAAGCATATATGAAATAAATGATAAAGTACACTGGGATACACAAGATACAAACACAGCTATTATCATTTCACATGCTCAATCGCAATATAGTAATAATCCAAATATAAAATATACATCAAGTGTAGATAGATATGGAGATGCATTAATTTCTTTCTATAACAAAGATATTCCAAAGATAAAAGGTGATTATGGTTTTTGTATCAATCAATCTCAGTTTAAGCTAGCAATTAATGATATTAATAAGTCATTTAACTTAAACTATTCTGCACGTCTTCAAGACTGGAAGCTAGATGTTGCTATTATTGGGGTAGAAATAAATACTAAGCCAAATCTAAATCTACCTAGGGGAAATGGGCATATTGGAATCAGTATTGGTTCTATGTGGGCATATAATAAAAGTGATATATTGTAAGTACTAAAGCTTCACCATTTTAATTTAACAACCAGCTTAAGCGTTATGCTAATTAAACTGTTTTTGTGGGTTTTTCTGAAAATGCCTAAACTTTTTCTGGTTTTTGTTCAATCGCTTCTGAAAATAGGAGGCAAATATCAGAAAAAGCAAATGAATTACGGGGGCAACAGCGCAATCGAGATAAGAGATAAAACTGTTCACCGAGCCTTTTGTGAGAGTGTAACTTATTTTGTGGTGCGACATGAAGTTGCCTTAACGATATGTAATATCATGTCAATTGCCTGGTCAATCCGCGTTTGAAAATTTTCTTGAATGTTAACCGGTAGAAATGAGGAGTTATGGTCAAATCTGGTGTATGAGAAGCTTGCCAGTGTTTTGTTGATTTTACTTTAGTGCCATTCTTAAAAATGACACCTTCAATAACACCAGCTAAAAGCTTAAAACCTCTTAATCGATGCCAGCACTGTTGCAAACACAGACTCTATTGGGTTTGTTGTCCGAATATGTCGCTAGTGTTCAGCAGGAAAATCATAAAAAGCCAATAATTGTGTTTGGCTCTATATGGATTTCTAGGGGGGTTATACCAATAACTCCACTAGGTCGTTAAGCAAACTTTTCCCTCGACGTCTTACGTTATATACGAACTCAAATAATTCTAAATAATAAGGCAGTTTTTCCTGAGATATTCCACGATGAGGCCTTAGCCATGATCGTAATAGAGACCAGCAACCTTCAATTGTATTAACGTGTACCTCATGAAAGCCATCACCATCTTCATCTCGAGCGTACTCACCTTTTCCATGACAAACGGTTTTATGCTGGTAGCCCCAACTGTTCAGCCGTGAATAGATATTATACTCATCAGTGTGCATGAGCGTATCTGGACTAACAAACTGCTTAATTATGGGCTCTATGGTTTTTTGTTTGACATTCTCTAACATCCGTATGATCACTTGCCCACCTTGTTGAACAAGTCCAAAGTGTTGTGGCTTAATAAATTTGTACACCTAACTGTGTGGTATCATCCCAGCATTGATAGAGGTACAAACATTGAAAAAGCCGAATTATTCAACAGAGTTTAAAGTTGACTCAGCTAACCTGGTCATTAACCAAGGTTACAGTGCCAAAGACGCCGCAGAAGCAGTGGGTGTCAGTGAATCAGCCATGCGCAAATGGGTGAATAAACTCCAACAAGAAAAGCAGGGCATTACACCAAAAGGAAAAGCACTGACGGCTGAACAGCAACATATTCAGGCTTTAGAAGCAAAGATTAAACGCTTGGAGCGAGAAAAAGATATATTAAAAAAGGCTACCGCTCTCTTAATGTCGGACTCCATCAAGCCGTCAGTATGATTGGTTCTTTAAGAGAGCATTATAAAGTTACGGAGCTTTGTGATGTTTTTAATATACCTCGTAGTACCTATAACTATAGGGTTAAACAGTTAAATGCAGTGGACCCTGAAAGAGAGCGTTTAAAAGAAAAAGTCATAAAAATATACGATGATAGTCGTGGAGCTGCAGGTGCTAGAACCATCTCAGGCACCCTCGCCCAACAAGGTGAATGTGTAGGCCGGTTTAAGGCAGGCCGTTTAATGAAAGAACTGGGGCTAGAGAGCAAACAGACTAAAAAGCATCGCTATAAACAAGCGACTAAGCCATCAGCCGTTGCTGATAATGAGTTAAATCGTGAGTTTAGTGTTAATGCACCCAATCAGGTCTGGTGTGGCGATGTCACCTACGTTTGGTCTGGCACCCAGTGGTTATATTTAGCCATCGTGATTGACCTCTTTGCTCGTCGTATAGTCGGATGGGCTTGC
It encodes:
- a CDS encoding heparinase II/III family protein — protein: MTVSYYFYTLRYLKIKQLVDRFYRKVRRINQQLSTIPAIRQSTGKWLKLNLAQPSMLSSREFIFLNKRGKLLDVNSWNDTAFEKLWLYNLHYFEDLVAIESEVRKEWHLDLISSWINDNPVTYGNGWEPYPTSLRVVNWIKWFFNGQMPEPGWLHSLALQAKVLSQSLEYHLLGNHLFANSKALIFAGIFFEGDEPESWLKKGLEILDTEIKEQVLADGGNFELSPMYHNIMLYDLLDLINISQHYIYSEFKQREDSWRLTAEKMLVWMNMMLHQDGDIAFFNDSVKAIAPSPDKLKDYALKLNIKEGTTKRTNQNLSESIQFCRLADSGYLRLESKDAVAILDCAKIGPDYQPGHAHADTLSFELSLFGQRTVVNSGISQYGETIERLRQRSTAAHSTVEIDGENSSEVWAGFRVARRARPCDLVIKEKREIITVSCIHDGYRRLPGRPIHKREWIFTPESLAIVDNISGQFTKAIAYYYLHPNVKASILNVDSHVYKILLKLENFKEALIKITGSKSINIVNSYWYPEFSVSIPNQCIQIEFNDCEIKTKINW
- a CDS encoding glycosyltransferase family 4 protein, yielding MKILILTFYYPPDLSAGSFRASALVKSLQNELPKDTKIDVLTTLPNRYQSYVSKAVEYEKFKTLFIRRIKLPSHNSGMIDQSKAFYSFAKEVIKYINSENYDLVCATSSRLMTAALGAWVARKHQAKLYLDIRDIFVDTIKDVLPFWFAMLVKPFFSQAESRTIKQADKVNLVSPGFKNYFETRYPFPKYTFFTNGIDEAFLSSYHTSKYVNKKKEELTVLYAGNIGEGQGLHEIVPQLANCLQGRVRFKIIGDGGRKAVLQSQLVEHSATNVELLPPMEREKLKEAYESADVLFLHLNDYDAFKKVLPSKVFEYAALGKPIWAGVAGYSANFIRTEISNAEVFPPCNRTEAVKAFDRLKLANQPRTNFVLKYSRPHIMQSMARDIISLLPEVKLQ
- a CDS encoding UDP-glucose 4-epimerase family protein; protein product: MKILVTGANGFIGQAVVSQLAKYEKIELLAAVRHSIPSIITENIEVHIKSLEPTTIWKKTLQKVDVIIHTAARVHILNRHEPNPLEKFRYVNVAGTLNLARQAVEVGVKRFVFISSIKVNGENTRPGVAFTADDKPTPLDPYGVSKLEAEEGLMKIAQDTGLEVVIVRPPLVYGPGVKANFLNMMRWVYKGVPLPFGAIYNQRSLVALDNLVDMIDTCKDHPAAANQVFLVSDGKDLSTSELLRCISEAFHMKPNLIGLPNWFLKAGATAIGKQNIYQRLCGSLHVDIDKTKKILNWTPSFRMEESLKKTAKYFLENYSS
- a CDS encoding sugar transferase, producing the protein MIRATDFLAALIGLLLLWPVLLVVTIIGYFDTGKPIFVQRRIGKNSCTFTLIKFRTMYPQTASVGTHLVNASAVTRFGTFLRKTKLDELPQLINVLLGQMSLVGARPCLPNQQVLIEERDKRGVYNYRPGITGLAQVNNIDMSTPKKLAKIDALMLKHLNLCLYFILIVKTVSGSGQGDKIQN
- a CDS encoding IS1595 family transposase, which gives rise to MYKFIKPQHFGLVQQGGQVIIRMLENVKQKTIEPIIKQFVSPDTLMHTDEYNIYSRLNSWGYQHKTVCHGKGEYARDEDGDGFHEVHVNTIEGCWSLLRSWLRPHRGISQEKLPYYLELFEFVYNVRRRGKSLLNDLVELLV
- a CDS encoding transposase; protein product: MKKPNYSTEFKVDSANLVINQGYSAKDAAEAVGVSESAMRKWVNKLQQEKQGITPKGKALTAEQQHIQALEAKIKRLEREKDILKKATALLMSDSIKPSV